GGCACCAGCGCGCCGAACTTCTCAGTAACCGGGTTCCACTGGGCGCTGAACAAAAAATCGAAACCTAACGCCTGTATCGCCGGCCAGCTGCCGATAATCAAGGAGCCGATCAGCGCAACCAGCAATATGAAAACAAGCGCAGTAAAAAACCACGTCACCCGGCGAAATACCGAATCAAGCTGCCGTTGCCTCTTCAATTTCGTTGCGGGATATGTTACCGGCATCGTTGTTGGCGCGCCGGATTGCAAGCGCGTAAGGCTTATTTTAGTGATAACCTGTAAGAATTTCTAGCGTTGTTTACAGTATTCAGGAGAATACTGTAGATGAACATACACAAACGCACTCGCTTAACATTATTGGATCGTCAGGAAATCTGGCGGCTGTATCAAACCCGGCTGTGGAAGGTGGTTCAGCTGGCAGAATACTTTCACGTCAGCCGGCCAACGATTTATGACGTACTGAAACGAGCCAGACTCCAGGAATTTACTCCGCGTAGCAGTACCAATCAGCGCTTCAAAACACTGCAGTATGGCCTCAAACGTTTGGCTAAAGTAGAGCAAACCATCCAGGAACGTCTCAAGCGTGAAGCGAAGCGCTATAATAAATCTTATCCGGGCGAGCTCGTTCACCTCGATACCAAGCGGCTTCCATTATTGAAAGGACAGTCTGCCAATGAACCTCGCGAGTACCTGTTTGTGGCCATCGATGATTTCTCCAGGGAATTGTATGCCGATATCTTCCCCGATAAAACTCAATACAGCGCCGCTTGCTTTCTCATCGCTACTGTTGCCCAATGTCCTTATCAAATCGATTGCACTTATTCCGATAACGGCACGGAATTTAAAGGAACTGACGATCATGCTTTTGTCAAAGCTTGCAGGCAACACGGTATCGGTCAGAAGTTTACTCGTGTCAATCGTCCTCAAACCAACGGCAAAGCTGAGCGGGTCATCCGTACCCTGATGGACATGTGGCACAGTAAGATTCACTTTAAAGACAGCGCCGATCGACGCATTCAGCTTCTCCGTTTCATTAACTTCTACAACACCGTCAAACCCCATAAGAGTTTGTATAACGCAACCCCTTATGAAATACTCTTCGCTTATTTCAATCAACCTCTCTGTAAACAACCCTGAGATTTCTTACAACATAAACTCGAGGGGAGCGTAGATGACTACTGCAATCGGTATGATTTAAAACCGGAACGTCCACTCCTTGGTCCAATCATGATCCGCATCCTTGAATGCACCGGCATAATCGACAGCATCGAAGAAGGCATCGCCCACCGCCACACCGCCCAATGTCAATGGCGAACCGGTTTTTGGTAAGTAACCAGCCAGCAGAGGATCTTCCGTTTTGTTGCCGGATTGCGATAAGAACCAATCCGACACGGAGAATGTATGACCGTCGCCATCCTTGAAATTATTGGCGCATTGAACAAACGAGTTCTGCATCGTCAATTCGCCCGTCAAGCTGCCCGGAGATCCGGCGTTGGCATAAGTCGATGCGCTATCGATCCGCACGCAAACCGGCGATCCGGTAATCACCGAATTCCAAATATTGCCGGCTGTACCGCGGCGCAGCAAAATACCTTCCGTAGCGCCGGTATCGTTACGGCCGATGATGGTGAAATTGGATAAAACAGGGTGTGCGCGCGGCAAGCTGTCGTGATTTTTCTCGTTATTGTCCGCTTCGATACCGCGATCACCCACACCTGACGATTGTTTGACCAGAACAAATTGCGCCCGGCCCTTGAAACCGCTGGTCCAATCGAAAGCATCATCACGATTTTCAGTCAGCACCAAGTGCTTCATGTTGACCGTACCGCCGAACATTTCCACACCGTCGTCCAAACCGGCATGAACTTGCACATAATCAATCTTCGTCCCTGAACCGACACCCATCAGCGTCAAGCCGTTGAGCTCTTCATCCGGGCGGACGGCAAATCCGGCGAAAAGAATTTGCGTGTACTTAACGACACCGCTGTCATCCGTTGGATTGTTACCGCCAAAAAACTCCGAGGTAATCGCTTCAAATGGCGCTTCACACAGTGCCACACCGGCATTACAACCGTTGATCGGCGCATTGCCGGCGATCAGCAAACCGCCCCACTCACCGGGTGACTGCTGCAACGGACCGGACATTACGATCGGATTATCCGGCGTTCCTTCCGCCATGATCTTGGAACCGCGTCTTACAAACAGATAATCCGCACCCGATTCACCGAAAATTTTGGTACCGGGATTAATGGTGAGCGTTGCACTCTGCGCGTTATCACCGCCGACATAAACACCGCCCGACAAAATCCAGTTGATGTTTTTAGTCAGTGTGACATTGGTTTTAATTTCACCGCTTAAGACGCAGGAACCGGCAGTAGGCCCCGCGGCTGCGAAACTTGGACAACCCTGGAATGCGTTATTGACCAGTTGATCCACGGTAAAACGCAATGGATTGGACCCAGGCACCAATTTTAATTTGGCGTAGAAATCATCCGCGCCGACGGTAACCGAAGCGATATGCACCGCGCTGGTGTCGGAATCGAACACGTTACGTTGCCCGGTTGCCGCCGCGATAGGACTCGCCGCGATCAATTGCAAGTCGCTCCCGCGCAACTGCAATTGCGCGCTGTAAAAGGAAGAAGTGCTGCCGCTCAGTACTTCCACGACCGGCAAATTGACGATACCGCTTGCCGCATCGAAAGTTGCGGTTGCTGCGTGCCCGTTCAGCGCCGTACTACCCAGTAGCGCAACAGACACCGCGATTAATCTTTTCATAGGACCTGATTTGAACATCATTTACTTACCTCAACGTTTTATTTAGGGTAAGCAAATCTATCAAGCCAACATGACAGAGGTATTACGTTAACATGAAAATATATATTGTCATCCAGCAGACTAGCCGAAGAAAGCCATTCGTTTGAAAAA
The nucleotide sequence above comes from Gammaproteobacteria bacterium. Encoded proteins:
- a CDS encoding transposase family protein; the protein is MNIHKRTRLTLLDRQEIWRLYQTRLWKVVQLAEYFHVSRPTIYDVLKRARLQEFTPRSSTNQRFKTLQYGLKRLAKVEQTIQERLKREAKRYNKSYPGELVHLDTKRLPLLKGQSANEPREYLFVAIDDFSRELYADIFPDKTQYSAACFLIATVAQCPYQIDCTYSDNGTEFKGTDDHAFVKACRQHGIGQKFTRVNRPQTNGKAERVIRTLMDMWHSKIHFKDSADRRIQLLRFINFYNTVKPHKSLYNATPYEILFAYFNQPLCKQP